In Microcoleus sp. FACHB-831, the genomic stretch GGCTAAGTTATCCTCACGATCTACGCCATACTTGAGCCACATTGGAGGTTTTTTGTCAAGCATAGGGGAAACGCGATCGCCTTCTTTGGCAATGTTGGAAGCGGTGAAGTAAGCGGTTCTGTACAAACAAGTGAAAGCCGTCCTAGATAGGTCAGCGAGTTTGAGGCGTTTTCCCCCGCCCCACAATGAATTGTTTGAGAGACTGCTAAAATTACGAGAATCATGCCTCACTTGTCAGTTGCGTGCAGTCAGAATAGGAATGAGCAGTGGAATCAACGTTTTTGCTTCACAAGCCAGTTAGTTACGGAAGCTCAAGCGCCAACTCGGTCTTCTTGATGATGCTTTTACTCCACATCATTGCCGGGGCTATCGCACCGCTCTCGGCCGTTGCAGCTTTCAGAGCGCGAAAGGGCAGCAGATTGCACGTTAATTCGGGACGCTTTTTCGCCTGGTCGATGGTCACCCTAGCCCTTAGCGGTATCGTGCTCGATGGGGTTCGACTCTGCTTTTTCGTAAAAGAAAACCATACAAAATACGCGGGTTACACCATGCCCACCACGTATCCGGCACGCCTGGGCTTCTTATTCGTGGGTCTTTGCATTCTCTACATTTTACGAGAGGTAACACCGCCGCGTGTATTCCGTCGGCAGTCGGGGGAAATGGCTATGACGGCGGTTCCCAGCTTGCTCGTCGCTACCGGACTATTACTCACACTTATCATCACGCATGCGACTCAATCCCTGGACTGGTGCGCTGTGGATGATTTGGACTTTCATCCTCATTGTCATTGTCATGGCGAGAACTACCTCGTCCTTGGATAATCACCGTGCGATAGATGTGGCGCGACATCGCTTTGGCATGAGCTGCGCGGGCAGCATTCAGTTGGTGGGGTGCGCTTCAGGGATTTGGACCAGCGATCGCAATAGCGATCGGGGGCGACGATCCATCTACCAGTGCCTATGTGGGCAACCAGCCTGGTTCGTTTTCGCCAGCATTTTTTCTCTTTTTCATCAGCTGGGCACCGTTCTTTTTACTCGCAGCATATTTGATCCGCCGCTTCACTAAGCTGCGTCACACCTAATTCAATCATGGCAGCAATTGGTTGCAGCCTATTATATTCCCAGATCCCGTACCTGTAACGTAAAAAAATTCATCTAACGTAAAAAAATTCAAATGCTTTAAATTGTTGGGCGATTTGAGCGCGTTCTACTAGCCACTTCTAAGACTTTTCTCTCTACAAAAGTAACTTGAAGGATAGAATACGATGCCCTCAGCACACGAGAATGCAATCGGCTTCATTAGATTTCAAACTGTAAATCTAGCAGCCACACTTCATTTTCCAAGCATTGGTCGTACCTGCAATCTCTAGAAGTTCCAATTAGAACCTGCAACGCGATCGGCCTTTATTTGATCGCAACCTTTAGCTGATGCCTAAAGGAAAAATTTGCAGATTATGTCCTAAAATTTAGGGGGTACAAGGGTTTTAATCGGCTTTAGTAGAGAAGGAGCGGCAGCTTGACCCACAGATCAAAGAAAGCGATCGCAACCGCTGTCAATAATGCCTAGACAATGGCTCTTAGTCGTGCGATAGATATAATACCCTGGAATCAGTTAAAAGGGGTTGAGGGCGATTTATGCTGAGTGCCTGCGGGCATTGTTACCATAGACTAAAAAGCCAAAACCAGTCAGCACAGGAAGTACTGTGACTGGCGCGGGACAAATCGATAAAGATAGTTCCATTGATACCACTTTCGTTTCCTATATGGTTTACAACGTGACGGATATTGAAGCGGTCAAGCCACTTTCAAAAGGCGTAAACTGACACATTTTCTTATGGCAACGAAAAAACCACATAAGTCGCAAAAACCCCAATCAGCACCGGCGACTACCAAACTTAATCTAATTGCGCTCAAGCCACTTTCAAAAACTCCAGAAACACAGACCTCCTCACCCGCGTCTGTTGAACCCCCCGTACCCGTCGAACCTTCCGTACCCGTTGAGGCACTCACCTCTGGTGAGACGCCCACATCAATAACCGAAACCAAAAAAATACTCAAACCCATCAAGCGCTCACCCTCACCGACGGCTGAAATAAACCCCTCGCTGCCAGAAAATCCCGATGCCATCTTTCAAGCTGTAGGGATTATTGTTGGGGAAGTCGCTTTTTCTGACAAAAAAGCATTTGTAACAATCGCTGACAAACAATACCCTTTGTTCTATGCTTCCTCGCATAAAAAAGCCTTTGATGCTCTCAAATTACACCTCAAAAAAACCGCTGAGTCCCAACTGCGCTTGATTGTCTATCCCAAGGTGATGCACTTCCCTTCGCGAGAGCAGCCCTACGTCATCGGCTTTCAGTTAGTTGGTTTCACCAGCGTCAACGTTACTCCAATACAATCCATCACACCGTCCGATAGTTCGAGTATAGACAGGCAATTGCAGGACAGAGAGTTTAAACTTTCTGGGTTATGGCAGTTCATCCCCGTCTGTCAGACACCCTGTATCACCATACAAAAAAACTTTAGTGATGAACGGCTTACATACATCAAAGAAGCTCCCCCAGAGCAGAAAGTGAACTTTATGAAAGCCTCTCACATCCCACTCCTCTGGCGTAATGCTCCAGTTAAACCCTTTCGCTTCAATCCCAAACTGGATAAAGAGCAGCAGGGACAGGCATCCTTTATAGAAATCAAGGCAATCTTTCTCCCCGAGAAAGATGTCTTTGAATTTTCCTCTTTGCGTTCGCTACCCTCCAACATTCCACCTAGATCTCTGAAAGCTGGCAAGAAGGAGAAGGCACAAGCGCTACAAGCCAAAAATCAACGTAAGCAGGAATTGGGAAGTTGATAGGAAAAGTGGGAATTTCCACGTTCGCTGCGTCACGCCAAGAATATTCCTACAAAACCCGTCAGAATGAGTAATGACTCATAACTTAACAAATCCAGAACGCCTACCCATTCCCATGACGAGCGCTCCCCTAAGCTGGAGGGAACTAGAAGCCCTGACGGACTATCAAATTGACACCGTAAACGGTCTCACTAATGCGATCGCCCGACTACGCCTGTTTGGTCAAACTCCAGCCGATGTGCGAGTAACGCTCTACCGCGACAACCATGCCTGGTGTCCCTATTGCCAAAAAGTCTGGCTATGGCTGGAAGAAAAACAAATCCCCTATCGCATCGAAAAAGTGACAATGTTTTGTTACGGGGAGAAAGAAAGCTGGTACAAACGCCTTGTCCCATCGGGAATGTTACCAGCACTGGAGTTAGACGGTCGCCTCATTACCGAGAGCGATAACATTTTGATTGCTCTAGAACTTGCCTTTGGTCCTTTAGGGCAGGGTATGGAAAGCCCCTCAGTACTGCCCCTGCGCCAACTCGAACGACTTTTATTTAGAGCTTGGTGTAGCTGGCTTTGCGCTCCGTTGGTGTCGCTTGGACAAGAGCAGCGCCATCGAGAGCAATTTATTAGAGTCGTAAATAAGGTTGAGTTGGCTCTCGCCTCTACTCAAGGTCCATACTTCCTGGAAGAGTTCGGTACGGCTGATGTCATCTTCACGCCTTATGTCGAACGCATGAACGCCAGTCTGTATTATTACAAAGGCTACTCGCTGCGAGAGGAGAATTCTTACTTGGCGGCCTGGTTTGATGGGATGGAAAGCCGACCGACTTATCGCGGCACTCAGAGCGACTTTCACACCCACGCACATGACTTACCTCCTCAGATGGGAGGTTGCTGGGAAAATGGTGAGGCTCAGATGCTGTTGAATAAAAATCGGGTAGATAATGGTCCTTGGATTGGGCTGCCTGATGTGGCTTACCCAGAACCGGAAAGCTCCCGTGCGGAAGCGCTAATTCGGACGATCAAGCATCGCGCTAATATTATTCGAGCCAATCCGGCTGATGATGAATTGTTTGATCAAGCTCTGCGTTGTGCATTGACGATGATGATGACGGGTGTTGTTTGTGTGCCACCGACTGGCTCTGATAGTGCGCTGAGATATTTACGCTCACGCATTAATGTACCTCGCGATATGTCAATTTTTGCTGCCAAGCGACTAAGAGAGGCATTGGAAAAAACGGCAAGCTTGGTCGGTGATGAACAAGGTCAGCCGATTCCTCCAAAGCATCGGCGGGATCAAGACCCGGCTTATTTTGCTAGAAATTAGCAGGATTATATTCTAGCCAGTAGAAGTAATCACGGGTCGGGATGCCCTCTAATCAGGAAGCTAGAGCCAATAAATGGCAATAAGAAAGAAAGAATTTTTAGTATAGCGGTCGCCAAATCTGTTAGGACAAGTCAGCATTAGACGCAGCGTACTTTGTGAATTGCTC encodes the following:
- a CDS encoding glutathione S-transferase family protein, which produces MTSAPLSWRELEALTDYQIDTVNGLTNAIARLRLFGQTPADVRVTLYRDNHAWCPYCQKVWLWLEEKQIPYRIEKVTMFCYGEKESWYKRLVPSGMLPALELDGRLITESDNILIALELAFGPLGQGMESPSVLPLRQLERLLFRAWCSWLCAPLVSLGQEQRHREQFIRVVNKVELALASTQGPYFLEEFGTADVIFTPYVERMNASLYYYKGYSLREENSYLAAWFDGMESRPTYRGTQSDFHTHAHDLPPQMGGCWENGEAQMLLNKNRVDNGPWIGLPDVAYPEPESSRAEALIRTIKHRANIIRANPADDELFDQALRCALTMMMTGVVCVPPTGSDSALRYLRSRINVPRDMSIFAAKRLREALEKTASLVGDEQGQPIPPKHRRDQDPAYFARN